One segment of Sphingobacteriales bacterium DNA contains the following:
- the pcaF gene encoding 3-oxoadipyl-CoA thiolase, whose translation MNAYILDGIRTPVGKINGALSEVRTDDLAAFVLRQLLLRHPSLPAEHIADVLMGCANQAGEDNRNVARMATLLAGYPVSVPAETVNRLCASGMAATVQAARALQVGDGDLYVAGGVEHMTRAPYVLSKSAAPFGRDVQLYDSSFGWRFVNPLMKAQYGTDAMGETAENLAEMYQISREDQDDFAYRSQQKAAQAQQHGRWAQEIAPLSIPQKKGAALVVAHDEFIKPDTTLEALAALKPAFRKDGSVTAGNASGLNDGAAALLLASERGAAQYGIKPLARIVSNGVSGIEPRIMGIGPVEASRKALAKAGLTLKDMDIIEINEAFAAQVLACTRTMGIADKDPRINPNGGAIALGHPLGMSGARILLTAALQLQQQQAQYALCTMCIGVGQGYAVVLENVK comes from the coding sequence ATGAACGCCTATATTTTAGATGGTATCAGAACACCGGTCGGAAAAATAAATGGTGCTTTGAGCGAAGTGCGCACCGATGATTTGGCGGCTTTTGTGCTGCGCCAACTCCTGTTACGCCACCCCTCTTTACCTGCCGAGCATATCGCTGATGTATTAATGGGTTGCGCCAATCAAGCCGGAGAAGACAACCGCAATGTAGCACGAATGGCGACATTACTCGCAGGTTATCCGGTGAGCGTACCCGCCGAAACCGTCAATCGCCTTTGTGCTTCGGGTATGGCAGCCACTGTGCAGGCGGCGCGTGCCTTGCAGGTAGGCGATGGCGACTTATATGTGGCGGGTGGTGTAGAACACATGACGCGTGCTCCTTATGTATTGTCAAAAAGTGCTGCTCCTTTCGGCAGAGATGTACAACTGTACGACTCCTCTTTCGGGTGGCGTTTTGTTAATCCTTTGATGAAAGCACAATACGGCACTGATGCTATGGGCGAAACGGCTGAAAACTTAGCCGAAATGTACCAAATTTCGCGCGAAGACCAAGACGATTTTGCGTATCGCTCCCAACAAAAGGCGGCACAGGCTCAACAACACGGACGTTGGGCGCAAGAGATTGCCCCGCTATCCATTCCGCAAAAAAAAGGTGCGGCTCTTGTTGTGGCGCACGATGAATTTATAAAACCTGATACTACTTTAGAAGCTCTGGCAGCCCTGAAACCCGCTTTCCGCAAAGATGGCAGCGTAACCGCCGGCAATGCTTCGGGGCTGAATGACGGGGCGGCGGCTTTGTTGCTGGCTTCGGAGCGCGGCGCGGCGCAGTATGGCATCAAACCACTGGCGCGTATTGTGAGCAATGGTGTGTCGGGTATAGAGCCGCGTATTATGGGCATCGGACCGGTGGAGGCGAGCCGCAAAGCCTTGGCAAAAGCAGGATTGACTCTCAAAGATATGGATATTATAGAAATCAACGAGGCTTTTGCAGCGCAGGTGTTGGCTTGTACCCGCACGATGGGCATCGCCGACAAAGACCCACGCATCAATCCAAATGGCGGTGCTATTGCTTTAGGACACCCGCTCGGCATGTCGGGAGCGCGTATTTTGCTCACAGCAGCCCTGCAATTACAACAACAGCAAGCACAATATGCGCTTTGCACGATGTGTATAGGTGTAGGGCAAGGATATGCGGTGGTGTTAGAAAATGTGAAATAA
- a CDS encoding GNAT family N-acetyltransferase, whose product MSSDKFFFRQAENIDFDKIFELYQRVSKKIGGLARVEPEITASYIQNFMQKSAQNGVQFVISSTNNEAIIGDIHCYRPEAGVFGHIFSDLTIAIDPDYQGKGLGKLLFQTLLDYIVQNRKDILRVELIARESNIKAIKMYENLGFSTEGRLERRIKNSDGTFEADIPMAWFNPNFNKEPK is encoded by the coding sequence ATGAGTTCTGATAAATTCTTTTTCAGGCAGGCTGAAAATATTGATTTTGACAAAATTTTTGAATTATACCAACGTGTCAGCAAAAAAATTGGAGGTCTTGCCAGAGTTGAACCTGAAATAACGGCGAGTTATATTCAAAATTTTATGCAAAAATCGGCACAAAATGGAGTGCAGTTTGTCATCAGCTCAACCAACAATGAGGCAATTATTGGCGATATTCATTGCTACCGACCCGAAGCAGGTGTATTTGGGCATATATTCAGCGATTTAACCATTGCAATAGACCCCGACTATCAAGGAAAAGGATTGGGTAAATTGCTGTTTCAAACCCTCCTTGATTATATCGTACAAAATAGAAAGGATATTCTCAGAGTTGAGTTAATTGCGAGAGAATCCAACATAAAAGCAATAAAAATGTACGAAAATCTTGGATTTAGCACGGAAGGACGATTGGAACGGAGAATAAAAAATTCAGACGGTACTTTTGAGGCAGATATACCTATGGCTTGGTTTAATCCCAACTTTAATAAAGAGCCAAAATAA
- a CDS encoding proline dehydrogenase family protein: MSVENPKNTFAALSFDNTQTAFEGKTDTDLKHAYRLFSLMNNPALVRTGSMLTEWAFRWQLPIQAIVRHTIFEQFCGGETMEQCKKPIEKLAQYSVKTILDYGAEAKENEEEFEKTAQFLVKNLRYATDNQHINIISSKITGLLRFELLEKVSAGKELTKEENEEWLRGKRRVKFVSRAAYDADVCLYFDAEESWIQAAIDQIVTEMMAFYNKEKPLIYNTVQLYRHDRLAFLKESYEKARQGSYFYAVKLVRGAYMEKERERALAKGYPSPIQPNKAATDRDYNAALLFCLQHIKDIALCNATHNEESCLYLCQLMQEMQLPPHHIHVITAQLYGMSDHISFNMAKAGYSVAKYMPYGPVKEVVPYLIRRAKENTSVSGQMGRELSLLKKEMERRKLL, from the coding sequence ATGTCAGTTGAAAACCCCAAAAATACCTTCGCCGCTTTGTCGTTTGATAATACCCAAACTGCCTTTGAAGGAAAAACAGACACAGATTTAAAACACGCCTATCGTTTGTTTTCGTTGATGAATAATCCCGCTTTGGTGCGCACCGGCAGTATGCTCACCGAATGGGCTTTTCGTTGGCAACTGCCCATACAAGCGATTGTGCGACACACTATTTTTGAGCAGTTTTGCGGAGGCGAAACTATGGAGCAATGCAAAAAGCCCATAGAAAAATTGGCACAATACAGCGTAAAAACCATTTTGGATTACGGTGCAGAAGCCAAAGAAAACGAAGAAGAATTTGAAAAAACAGCACAATTTTTAGTAAAAAACCTGCGATATGCCACCGATAACCAACATATCAACATTATCAGCAGCAAAATAACCGGACTGTTGCGCTTTGAGTTGCTGGAAAAAGTGAGCGCGGGCAAAGAACTCACCAAAGAAGAAAACGAAGAATGGCTTCGTGGTAAAAGGCGTGTAAAATTTGTGAGCCGCGCCGCCTACGATGCCGACGTATGCCTTTATTTTGATGCCGAAGAAAGCTGGATACAAGCCGCTATTGACCAGATTGTTACCGAAATGATGGCTTTTTACAACAAAGAAAAACCACTTATTTACAATACTGTTCAACTCTATCGCCACGACCGCCTCGCCTTTCTCAAAGAAAGCTACGAAAAGGCACGTCAAGGCTCTTATTTTTATGCCGTAAAATTGGTGCGCGGTGCATATATGGAAAAAGAACGCGAACGCGCCCTTGCCAAAGGCTATCCATCGCCCATACAACCCAACAAAGCTGCCACCGACCGCGACTACAACGCCGCTTTACTGTTTTGCTTGCAGCATATCAAAGATATTGCCCTCTGCAATGCCACCCACAACGAAGAAAGTTGCTTGTATTTGTGCCAATTGATGCAGGAAATGCAGTTGCCGCCGCACCATATACACGTCATTACGGCACAGCTCTACGGTATGAGCGACCATATTTCTTTTAATATGGCAAAGGCGGGTTATTCGGTGGCAAAATATATGCCCTACGGACCCGTTAAAGAAGTAGTACCTTATCTGATACGCCGCGCCAAAGAAAATACCTCCGTAAGCGGGCAAATGGGGCGCGAGTTGTCGTTACTGAAAAAAGAAATGGAACGCCGCAAACTTTTATAG
- a CDS encoding T9SS type A sorting domain-containing protein, producing the protein MVVVFGINIQCEFRNSAFRCAAVVLSLLIFSVHIAAQVSYYQSPIQKVPRAAQINARSIRSDFGTRVMNLEAPAPDGKSYNSYLQQLKKNIIRQPFAPQSSHKSTAAALPTLLFEADGVFDTGSTPNDNDIAVSKDNWVVYVINSKINMFNTDSTDAEPVTVSLEGFTAALTDISASRYDPKIIYDPAADRFIFICLAGYDSQNTHAIVGFSLTNDPTADWNLFALSGNPHNDSTWSDFPMIALTEKELFLTLNLLQDGETWQEGFRGTIIWQILKDSGLQTELTTVFYDDIKYNDNFIRNLCPVKGGSRLYDPNMYFLSNRNFAEQNDTVFLVEIDDWFLSNPQMHIQALVSDTPYRVPPDALQPNNQKLSTNDARILGAFYENDAIQFVSNSSNENGQAAVYHGIINNVSGTPSVSSTIISDTLDFGYPNLAYVGSGEAGDERSIILLNYAAANTYAGMGAMYFDGMNYSELLQLKQGNKTIDIINGADRWGDYSGAQRDYSNGDRAWLAGTYGKNVAFGPGSISESGTWIAQVESPPYENTAAIIPTIPPTTISLFPNPAHFSDITLDFEINAAQILRIALYDMQGNIVKILLQDKIKKGKNRLTFSPQSLVSGTYILHLSDMQGNTVISHQVIVQ; encoded by the coding sequence ATGGTGGTAGTTTTTGGTATAAATATTCAATGCGAATTTCGCAATTCTGCGTTTCGCTGTGCGGCAGTTGTATTATCGTTGCTGATATTTTCGGTTCATATAGCGGCACAGGTGAGCTATTATCAGTCGCCGATACAAAAAGTGCCGCGTGCTGCCCAAATAAATGCGCGCTCCATTCGCAGCGACTTCGGTACTCGGGTGATGAATTTGGAAGCTCCCGCTCCTGATGGAAAATCCTACAACAGCTATTTGCAACAACTGAAAAAAAACATCATTCGCCAACCATTTGCACCCCAATCATCGCACAAAAGCACCGCCGCCGCGCTGCCCACGCTGCTCTTTGAAGCCGATGGCGTATTTGATACCGGCAGCACTCCCAACGACAACGATATTGCGGTTTCAAAAGATAATTGGGTGGTGTATGTTATCAATTCCAAAATCAACATGTTCAACACCGACAGCACCGATGCCGAACCTGTCACCGTATCTCTCGAAGGATTTACCGCCGCCCTCACCGATATTTCGGCTTCGCGCTACGACCCCAAAATTATATACGACCCTGCCGCCGACCGTTTTATTTTTATCTGTCTGGCGGGCTACGATTCGCAAAATACACACGCCATTGTGGGTTTTTCGCTCACCAACGACCCCACCGCCGACTGGAATTTGTTTGCACTGAGCGGCAACCCCCACAACGACAGCACTTGGTCGGATTTTCCGATGATTGCCCTCACCGAAAAAGAACTCTTCCTCACCCTGAATTTGTTGCAGGACGGCGAAACGTGGCAGGAGGGTTTTCGGGGAACTATTATTTGGCAAATACTAAAAGACAGTGGTTTGCAAACGGAGCTTACTACCGTATTTTATGACGATATAAAATACAATGATAATTTTATACGCAATCTGTGTCCCGTAAAAGGCGGCAGCCGTCTGTATGACCCGAATATGTATTTTTTATCCAACCGCAATTTTGCCGAACAAAACGATACCGTTTTTTTAGTAGAAATTGATGACTGGTTTTTGAGCAATCCCCAAATGCACATTCAGGCTTTGGTGAGCGATACGCCCTATCGTGTGCCCCCCGATGCCCTGCAACCCAACAATCAAAAATTATCCACCAACGATGCCCGTATTTTGGGAGCTTTTTATGAAAATGATGCCATACAGTTTGTAAGCAACAGCAGCAACGAAAACGGGCAAGCTGCTGTATATCACGGCATCATCAACAATGTAAGCGGAACGCCCTCAGTGAGCAGCACTATCATCAGCGATACATTGGATTTCGGCTATCCCAACCTTGCCTACGTCGGCTCCGGCGAAGCGGGCGATGAGCGCAGCATCATTTTGCTCAATTATGCCGCCGCCAACACTTATGCGGGTATGGGAGCTATGTATTTTGACGGAATGAATTATTCGGAATTGTTGCAATTAAAGCAAGGAAATAAAACCATTGATATTATCAACGGAGCTGACCGCTGGGGCGATTACAGCGGCGCACAACGCGACTACAGCAATGGCGACCGCGCTTGGCTGGCGGGTACTTACGGCAAAAATGTAGCCTTCGGACCAGGCAGTATCAGCGAAAGCGGCACTTGGATAGCACAGGTAGAAAGCCCCCCTTACGAAAATACTGCTGCTATCATACCCACAATTCCGCCTACTACTATATCTTTATTTCCAAATCCCGCCCATTTTTCTGATATAACATTGGATTTTGAAATAAACGCCGCCCAAATCTTACGCATAGCACTATACGATATGCAAGGCAATATAGTGAAAATATTATTACAAGATAAAATAAAAAAAGGAAAAAACCGCCTTACTTTTTCGCCGCAGTCTTTGGTAAGTGGCACTTATATTCTGCATTTGAGCGATATGCAAGGCAACACGGTTATTTCGCATCAAGTAATTGTACAATAA
- the trpS gene encoding tryptophan--tRNA ligase, with amino-acid sequence MSTNKKYEVLSCIQPTGEMHLGNYFGAVKNWVALQEKYNCIYGIVDLHAITVPYTPEALRNNTLNLAIDLLACGIDTERSILFIQSLVPQHSELAWIFNCITSYGELQRQTQFKEKSDKVTQESGNDFISTGLFTYPVLQAADILVYRAKYVPVGQDQRQHLELTRNVAERFNYRFGEYFELPEPLFTPTAKVLSLADPTKKMSKSLGEKHWIGLFEDEKSIRQKISKAVTATGESGGEMAPGVANLLEMLRACGKESEYQQYTNDFYGGTLMYGKLKTAVGDAIVELTEPFKRRKAELLQDTGAVQNILRESSEKAREIAAQTLHDIRPLLGLPSL; translated from the coding sequence ATGAGTACAAATAAAAAATATGAAGTATTGTCATGCATACAGCCCACTGGCGAAATGCACTTGGGTAATTATTTCGGTGCGGTAAAAAATTGGGTAGCCTTACAAGAAAAATACAACTGTATTTACGGAATTGTGGATTTGCACGCTATTACTGTTCCATATACACCCGAAGCATTGCGCAACAATACGCTCAATTTGGCAATAGATCTACTGGCTTGCGGAATTGATACAGAACGTTCTATTTTATTCATACAATCGTTAGTGCCTCAGCACAGCGAGTTGGCTTGGATTTTTAATTGTATTACTTCGTATGGCGAGTTACAACGCCAAACACAATTTAAAGAAAAGTCGGATAAAGTGACGCAGGAAAGCGGCAACGATTTTATTTCTACGGGGTTGTTTACATATCCGGTATTGCAGGCTGCCGATATTTTGGTATATAGGGCAAAGTATGTGCCGGTGGGTCAAGACCAAAGGCAGCACCTCGAACTTACGCGCAACGTTGCCGAGCGGTTCAATTATCGTTTTGGCGAATATTTTGAGTTGCCCGAACCGCTTTTTACGCCCACAGCCAAAGTATTGTCGCTCGCCGACCCCACCAAAAAAATGAGTAAAAGTTTGGGCGAAAAACATTGGATAGGGCTTTTTGAGGACGAGAAAAGTATTCGCCAAAAAATTAGCAAGGCGGTGACTGCCACCGGCGAAAGCGGCGGCGAAATGGCTCCGGGTGTGGCAAATTTGTTGGAGATGCTGCGGGCTTGCGGCAAAGAAAGCGAATATCAGCAGTACACCAATGATTTTTATGGCGGCACCTTGATGTACGGCAAATTGAAAACGGCGGTAGGCGATGCCATTGTAGAACTGACAGAACCTTTTAAACGGCGCAAAGCCGAATTGCTGCAAGATACGGGAGCAGTACAAAATATCCTCCGCGAATCTTCGGAAAAGGCACGCGAAATTGCGGCACAAACTTTGCACGATATACGTCCGTTGTTGGGTTTGCCCTCTTTATAA
- a CDS encoding PspC domain-containing protein, producing MALTLDTSNAKLGGVLAGLARHFNTDATLLRIIYALLFLGLVPFIKIKTFALIVLYFVAWLIMRKD from the coding sequence ATGGCACTTACTTTAGATACAAGCAATGCAAAATTAGGCGGTGTATTAGCGGGTTTGGCGCGTCATTTCAATACCGATGCCACCCTGTTGCGCATTATATATGCTTTATTATTTTTAGGTTTAGTTCCTTTTATAAAAATAAAAACCTTTGCCCTGATAGTCCTGTATTTTGTGGCTTGGCTGATTATGAGAAAGGATTAA
- a CDS encoding carboxypeptidase-like regulatory domain-containing protein, protein MCFILFFTASLQAQSVYGTIRDTNNDPIIGAYISDSLHHRIVQSDERGHYEIPLPADEYTTLTFRFVGYMPHQEKVIVFGKEKKQVNVILAANSININPFVVKDRRLNTGNINRIDPKQFEKLPNPSGNIERLIMLTQPGVFSNNELSAQYSVRGGNFDENLIYVNDFEVYRPFLIRSGQQEGLSFVNPDLVGSLAFSSGGFEARYGDKLSSVLDVKYKNPQRFGGSVSGSLLGFSAHLEGQALKKKLSYLVGFRNKSNRYLLNALPTSGGYQPLFYDIQSYLTYRLTPRWQLQFIGNYAFNRFQFIPESLESSFGTVSLPLRLRVAFDGQEQDQFASQMAGVSALYTSSNNRFSLKMLASAYNSRETERFNIIGSYFIGEVESDLGKEEFGQVVREFGVGSYHSWARNKLNANVANMGLRAGYDRINHYINAGLTVQKEWIEDQLNEWNRVDSADYNLPFSIYESEDGITLQRVLKSVANIQVNRVNAFVQDRWSFDENDTYILTYGLRASFGDLNNELLLMPRTQFTFHPNLRNDSTDLVFRLSSGFYHQPPFFREMRNRQGVVNTDLKAQKSWHWVAGMDYQFFMWQRPFKFTTEVYYKRLWDLVSYEIENVLIRYSGKNDATGYAAGLDMRLNGEFVQGVESWVTFSLLSTKEDLKDDFYYQYFDAEGNELFVGYSDPALFADTLLVTPGAISRPTDQHYNFTIFFQDYLRGKENFKVNLALILGGPLPFSPPGSVRFRNDFRSPIYGRVDIGFSALLHQRGKKELPERHLLNRFEKAWIALEVFNLLGVPNTVSYSWVNDFSGRVWGIPNRLTTRRLNLRLTLDF, encoded by the coding sequence TTGTGCTTTATTTTATTTTTTACTGCTTCTTTACAAGCACAAAGTGTATATGGCACTATCCGCGATACAAATAATGATCCGATTATTGGCGCATATATCAGCGATTCGCTGCACCATCGCATTGTGCAAAGTGATGAGCGCGGACACTATGAAATACCACTTCCTGCCGATGAATATACTACGCTTACTTTTCGATTTGTGGGGTATATGCCGCATCAGGAAAAAGTAATTGTTTTCGGAAAAGAAAAAAAGCAGGTCAATGTTATTTTGGCGGCTAACAGCATCAACATCAATCCTTTTGTAGTAAAAGACCGCCGCCTGAATACCGGCAATATCAACCGTATTGACCCCAAACAATTTGAAAAACTCCCCAACCCTTCAGGAAATATTGAGCGACTTATTATGCTCACGCAGCCGGGGGTTTTTTCCAACAACGAACTTTCGGCACAATACTCCGTGCGAGGGGGCAATTTTGACGAAAATCTCATTTATGTCAATGATTTTGAAGTATATCGCCCTTTTTTGATACGCTCGGGGCAGCAGGAGGGTTTGAGTTTTGTAAACCCTGATTTGGTGGGGTCTTTGGCTTTTTCTTCGGGAGGTTTTGAAGCACGCTACGGCGACAAATTATCATCTGTATTAGATGTGAAATACAAAAATCCGCAGAGGTTTGGCGGCTCAGTGTCGGGGAGCTTGTTGGGATTTTCGGCACACCTCGAAGGGCAGGCTCTGAAAAAAAAATTGTCGTATTTGGTGGGTTTTCGCAACAAAAGCAACCGCTACCTGCTCAATGCCTTGCCTACAAGCGGCGGCTACCAACCTTTGTTTTATGATATTCAATCTTATCTTACCTATCGCCTTACACCGCGCTGGCAGTTGCAGTTTATCGGAAATTATGCTTTTAATCGCTTCCAATTCATTCCTGAATCTTTAGAAAGCAGCTTTGGCACAGTGTCTTTGCCTTTGCGTTTGCGGGTAGCTTTTGATGGTCAGGAGCAGGATCAGTTTGCTTCTCAAATGGCGGGAGTTTCGGCTCTTTATACTTCTTCCAACAATCGTTTCAGCCTCAAAATGTTAGCATCTGCTTACAATAGCCGCGAAACGGAGCGTTTTAATATCATCGGCAGCTATTTTATCGGCGAAGTAGAAAGTGATTTGGGCAAAGAGGAGTTTGGTCAGGTAGTGCGCGAATTTGGTGTAGGTTCTTATCATTCGTGGGCGCGCAATAAGCTCAATGCCAATGTAGCCAATATGGGCTTGCGTGCCGGATACGACCGTATCAATCATTACATCAATGCAGGGCTGACTGTGCAAAAAGAATGGATTGAAGACCAACTCAATGAATGGAATCGTGTAGATTCAGCAGATTATAATTTGCCGTTTTCCATTTACGAAAGCGAAGATGGCATTACTTTGCAGCGCGTACTCAAAAGCGTTGCCAATATTCAAGTAAATCGTGTGAATGCTTTTGTACAAGATCGTTGGAGTTTTGACGAAAATGATACTTATATACTTACTTATGGACTGCGGGCTTCTTTCGGTGATTTGAACAATGAATTATTGTTGATGCCGCGTACTCAATTTACTTTTCACCCCAATTTGCGCAACGACAGCACCGATTTAGTGTTTCGTTTGTCGAGCGGTTTTTATCATCAGCCGCCGTTTTTCAGAGAAATGCGCAATCGGCAGGGCGTAGTAAACACCGATCTGAAAGCCCAAAAATCGTGGCACTGGGTGGCAGGAATGGATTATCAGTTTTTTATGTGGCAACGCCCTTTCAAATTTACTACCGAAGTATATTATAAACGTTTGTGGGATTTGGTGAGCTACGAAATTGAAAATGTACTCATTCGTTATTCGGGAAAAAACGATGCCACAGGCTATGCCGCGGGTTTGGATATGCGGCTCAACGGGGAGTTTGTACAGGGCGTGGAATCTTGGGTTACTTTTTCGTTGTTGAGCACCAAAGAAGATTTGAAAGACGATTTTTATTACCAATATTTTGATGCCGAAGGCAATGAACTTTTTGTGGGCTATTCCGATCCCGCTCTGTTTGCCGATACACTTTTGGTGACCCCCGGAGCTATTTCGCGTCCTACCGACCAGCACTATAACTTTACGATTTTCTTTCAGGATTATCTAAGAGGGAAAGAGAATTTTAAAGTCAATTTGGCTTTGATTTTAGGTGGTCCACTACCTTTCAGCCCGCCGGGGAGTGTGCGTTTTCGCAATGATTTCCGTTCTCCTATCTATGGTCGGGTAGATATTGGTTTTTCGGCATTGCTACATCAGCGGGGCAAAAAAGAGCTGCCCGAACGCCACCTGCTCAATCGCTTCGAAAAAGCGTGGATAGCTTTGGAAGTGTTTAATTTGCTGGGTGTACCCAATACGGTGTCCTATTCTTGGGTGAATGATTTTTCGGGGAGAGTGTGGGGTATTCCCAACCGCCTCACCACGCGCCGCCTCAATCTGCGCCTAACCTTGGATTTTTAA
- a CDS encoding DUF445 family protein, translating into MIHFLTLVSFVDILFYLSFPVVAGVVGWLTNWLAVKMLFNPREEKDFILFKFQGVFPKRQRALAEKLGVVVATELFSIDDIKENLINEDEIEHIISRMETQVDDFLNIKMPQRHPWINFFTSSKTKLTLKNEIMAEMRILAPDVVNEYMNNIGHRIDIQKTVSDKVTSFSAEKMEAILHGILDKEFKFIELVGLVLGVIIGLVQLGFLLLKESLT; encoded by the coding sequence ATGATACATTTCTTGACATTAGTTTCTTTTGTAGATATTCTATTTTATTTATCCTTTCCTGTAGTAGCCGGCGTAGTGGGGTGGCTCACGAACTGGTTAGCCGTCAAAATGCTTTTCAATCCGCGCGAAGAAAAAGATTTTATTTTGTTCAAATTTCAGGGCGTATTTCCCAAACGCCAAAGAGCCTTGGCTGAAAAATTGGGGGTAGTAGTGGCTACTGAATTGTTTTCTATTGATGATATAAAGGAAAACTTAATCAACGAAGACGAAATAGAGCATATCATCAGCCGTATGGAGACACAGGTAGATGATTTTTTAAATATAAAAATGCCGCAACGTCACCCTTGGATTAATTTTTTTACGAGCAGCAAAACCAAACTCACCCTCAAAAATGAGATTATGGCAGAAATGCGCATTTTAGCCCCCGACGTAGTGAACGAATATATGAATAATATCGGGCATCGTATTGATATTCAAAAAACAGTGAGTGATAAAGTAACGTCTTTTTCGGCAGAAAAAATGGAAGCTATCCTACACGGTATTTTGGATAAAGAGTTTAAATTTATTGAGTTGGTCGGTTTGGTATTGGGGGTAATTATCGGATTAGTTCAGTTAGGGTTTTTATTACTGAAAGAATCTTTAACCTAG